One stretch of Cohnella algarum DNA includes these proteins:
- a CDS encoding shikimate dehydrogenase family protein: MSYEPNDKPTFYFIGVTTAGSSIMKLFPLWAEALGLDARIKGIDLPIHADPQAYREAVSFIKNDPLALGALVTTHKIDLYRAAGDLFDELDPYATMFEELSSIYKKGGRLLGAAKDPVSGGLAMEAFIPERFWSRGGEALVMGAGGSALAIASYLTKKEHGANVPAKIVITNRSRPRLDSARRLLGKLDAKTEFEYRLCPEPADNDRALRELPSHSLVVNATGLGKDRPGSPLTDDAVFPEGCLVWELNYRGDLTFKRQAEAQRSRRGLHVEDGWVYFLHGWTQVIQDVFDLEIDRDTFSQLEEIAMSLQTGRAGKERGQ; this comes from the coding sequence ACCGCGGGCTCCTCGATTATGAAGCTGTTCCCGCTCTGGGCCGAAGCGCTCGGCCTGGACGCGCGCATCAAAGGGATCGATTTGCCGATTCATGCCGATCCGCAAGCTTACCGCGAAGCCGTCTCCTTTATCAAGAACGATCCGCTGGCGCTGGGGGCGCTCGTGACGACCCACAAAATCGACCTGTACCGCGCGGCGGGCGACTTGTTCGACGAATTGGATCCATACGCGACGATGTTCGAAGAATTGTCCTCGATCTACAAAAAAGGAGGCCGGCTGCTCGGCGCGGCCAAAGATCCCGTGTCCGGGGGGCTCGCGATGGAAGCGTTCATCCCGGAACGGTTCTGGTCGCGCGGCGGGGAAGCGCTCGTGATGGGCGCCGGCGGCAGCGCGCTGGCCATCGCCTCGTATTTGACGAAAAAGGAGCACGGAGCGAACGTCCCGGCCAAAATCGTCATCACCAACCGGAGCCGGCCGCGCCTTGATTCCGCCCGTAGGCTGCTGGGCAAGCTTGACGCCAAGACAGAGTTCGAATACCGGCTTTGCCCCGAACCCGCGGACAACGACCGGGCGCTTCGCGAGCTGCCGAGCCATTCGCTCGTCGTCAACGCGACCGGCCTCGGCAAGGACCGCCCCGGCTCGCCGCTGACGGACGATGCCGTTTTTCCCGAAGGATGCCTCGTCTGGGAGCTCAACTACCGGGGAGACCTCACCTTCAAGCGCCAGGCCGAAGCGCAAAGAAGCCGGCGCGGCCTTCATGTCGAAGACGGCTGGGTGTATTTTCTGCACGGATGGACGCAGGTCATCCAGGACGTTTTCGATCTTGAAATCGACCGCGACACCTTTTCGCAACTGGAGGAAATCGCCATGAGCCTGCAGACGGGCCGAGCCGGAAAGGAGAGGGGCCAATGA
- a CDS encoding glucose-6-phosphate isomerase, translating into MTNETGRAPMNPTTPMVSMKPANAGLGDSAPLQPFAVYFSLNNGLSDTRPSLKRRLSQMRGMYADDAALEGLLREGDPLLYEFYDLGVPEAAGNLAFGTSIVSPGKVGNEYFMTKGHFHTILDTAEVYYCIGGRGLMLMENPEGEWDVQEFSPGRAVYVPGRYAHRSINTGSEPLITFYVFRADAGHDYGSIETKGFRKIVIEQNGRPAVVDNPKWN; encoded by the coding sequence ATGACGAACGAAACGGGGCGGGCCCCGATGAACCCGACGACCCCGATGGTCTCTATGAAACCGGCAAACGCCGGGCTGGGGGATTCCGCGCCCTTGCAACCGTTTGCCGTCTATTTCAGTCTGAACAACGGGTTGTCCGACACGAGGCCTTCGCTCAAGCGCCGGCTGTCCCAAATGCGCGGCATGTACGCCGACGACGCCGCGCTTGAAGGGCTGCTCCGGGAGGGCGATCCGCTGCTGTACGAATTTTACGATCTCGGCGTACCCGAGGCCGCCGGCAATCTCGCGTTTGGCACGAGCATCGTCTCCCCGGGCAAGGTCGGAAACGAGTACTTCATGACGAAGGGGCATTTTCATACGATCCTCGACACGGCGGAGGTCTATTACTGCATCGGCGGCAGAGGCTTGATGCTGATGGAAAATCCGGAGGGAGAGTGGGACGTTCAGGAGTTTTCGCCCGGCAGGGCCGTCTACGTTCCCGGACGGTACGCGCACCGCAGCATCAATACCGGGTCCGAGCCGCTCATTACGTTTTACGTCTTCCGCGCGGACGCCGGCCACGATTACGGATCGATCGAGACGAAGGGCTTCCGCAAAATCGTAATCGAGCAAAACGGACGCCCCGCCGTCGTCGACAATCCGAAGTGGAACTGA
- a CDS encoding L-fucose isomerase, protein MADLKHRYAGGFPKIGIRPIIDRRKLVKAATKDMTMELALAAARALSSELNYPDGSPAECVVNETCISGFREAAECSDRFAKEGVGLIVTVASGWCYPLETMETNPLLPHAVWGFNGTERPGAVYMGALHAAHNQKGLPVYKIYGRHVQDMNEREVPEDVRGKLLQFARAGLAVALLKGKSYLSIGSVSMGIAGCIVDDGFFQRYLGMKNAYVDMTEVTRRIDKGIYDREEFERALAWVREKCRVGPDPNPADLALSDERKERNWETVVQMALIARDLMIGNPRLAAMGFEEEAYGYNAIASGFQGQREWTDHFPSADFLEAVLNSSFDWNGTREPYIVATENDNLNAVTMLFGHYLTNTAQIFADVRTFWSPEAVERVTGHRLEGAAAGGILHLINSGPAALDGTGEQTRDGKPVLKPHWEIGEDEIERCLAATSWRPTYMDQFAGGGHSTDFLTRGGMPVTMARINLVEGVGPVLQLAEGYTVELPPEVHAKLDERTTPTWPTTWFAPKRVEGDPVFDDVYAVMENWGSNHCVVSYGHIGADLITLASMLRIPVNMHNVETKRMFWPSAWSAFGTKDPEGADYRACAAYGPLYG, encoded by the coding sequence ATGGCAGATTTGAAGCATCGGTACGCAGGCGGCTTTCCGAAAATCGGCATCCGGCCGATTATCGACCGCCGCAAGCTGGTCAAGGCGGCGACGAAGGACATGACGATGGAGCTCGCGCTCGCCGCGGCCCGCGCGCTGTCGTCGGAGCTGAACTATCCGGACGGCTCGCCGGCGGAATGCGTCGTGAACGAAACGTGCATTTCCGGCTTTCGGGAGGCGGCGGAATGCTCCGACCGCTTCGCGAAGGAAGGCGTCGGCCTGATCGTCACCGTCGCCTCGGGCTGGTGCTACCCGCTCGAGACGATGGAGACGAACCCGCTGTTGCCGCATGCGGTGTGGGGCTTCAACGGCACGGAACGTCCCGGGGCCGTCTATATGGGAGCGCTGCATGCCGCGCACAACCAGAAGGGGCTGCCCGTTTATAAAATTTACGGCCGCCACGTCCAGGACATGAACGAGCGCGAGGTGCCGGAGGACGTGCGCGGCAAGCTGCTGCAGTTCGCGCGGGCGGGGCTTGCGGTCGCGCTCCTGAAGGGCAAATCGTACCTGTCGATCGGCTCGGTATCGATGGGCATCGCGGGCTGCATCGTCGACGACGGGTTTTTCCAGCGGTACCTCGGCATGAAAAACGCGTACGTCGACATGACCGAAGTGACGCGGCGGATCGACAAGGGCATCTACGACCGCGAGGAATTCGAACGCGCGCTTGCCTGGGTGCGGGAGAAATGCCGCGTCGGGCCGGACCCGAACCCGGCGGACCTCGCGCTGTCCGACGAGCGGAAGGAGCGGAATTGGGAGACGGTCGTCCAAATGGCGCTCATCGCGCGCGACCTGATGATCGGCAATCCCCGGCTCGCCGCCATGGGCTTCGAGGAAGAAGCGTACGGCTATAACGCGATCGCCTCGGGATTTCAGGGGCAGCGGGAGTGGACGGATCATTTTCCGAGCGCGGATTTTCTCGAGGCGGTGCTGAACAGCTCGTTCGACTGGAACGGGACGCGGGAGCCCTATATCGTCGCCACGGAAAACGACAACCTGAACGCGGTGACGATGCTGTTCGGCCACTATTTGACGAATACGGCGCAAATTTTCGCCGACGTGCGGACGTTCTGGAGCCCGGAGGCGGTCGAGCGGGTGACCGGCCACCGGCTGGAAGGAGCGGCCGCGGGGGGCATCCTTCACCTGATCAACTCCGGTCCGGCGGCGCTGGACGGAACCGGGGAGCAGACGCGCGACGGCAAGCCGGTCCTGAAGCCGCACTGGGAGATCGGCGAAGACGAGATCGAGCGCTGCCTGGCCGCGACGTCGTGGCGGCCGACGTATATGGATCAGTTCGCCGGGGGCGGGCATTCGACCGACTTTTTGACGCGGGGCGGCATGCCGGTCACGATGGCGCGGATCAACCTCGTCGAAGGCGTCGGCCCGGTGCTGCAGCTGGCCGAAGGCTACACGGTCGAGCTGCCGCCGGAGGTGCACGCGAAGCTGGACGAGCGGACGACGCCGACGTGGCCGACGACGTGGTTCGCGCCGAAGCGGGTAGAGGGCGATCCCGTATTCGACGACGTATACGCGGTGATGGAGAATTGGGGCTCGAACCACTGCGTCGTCAGCTATGGTCATATCGGGGCGGATTTGATCACGCTGGCCAGCATGCTCAGAATTCCGGTGAACATGCACAACGTGGAGACGAAGCGGATGTTCTGGCCGAGCGCGTGGAGCGCGTTCGGGACGAAGGACCCGGAAGGCGCCGATTACCGGGCTTGCGCGGCGTACGGGCCGCTGTACGGGTGA
- a CDS encoding glycoside hydrolase family 140 protein translates to MTKPLQRLRVSENGRFLVREDGTPFFWLGDTAWELAHRLDREDAKLYLEKRAEQGFTVIQTVALAEFEGATTDNAYGRRPLETDANGLPDPARPDTRGEYSYWAHLDYIVDTAAALELYVALLPTWGDKFNRMWGKGPEIFTPDNAGTYGKWLGSRYRERPNIVWVLGGDRPLLTRRHFAVIEGMAAGLAEGDGGSHLISFHPKGAESSSHHLHEESWLDFNMIQSGHGEAEIDNYKRVQADYERLPVKPTLDAEPCYEDIPVGFDPARGYFDEADVRRAAYYAVLSGAFGHHSVWSMCEGKYASADMAEPGPFFIMGWKEALDRPGARQMRHLRTLLESRNLLELVPDQGLVARNWPGSNYMAAARGADYALIYCPNGLYVEAVMGRIAGERARVSWYCPREGVYRPVGERPNAGTQRFDAPSSGRGNDWILVMEGVRHV, encoded by the coding sequence ATGACGAAACCATTGCAGAGGCTGCGGGTGAGCGAGAACGGGAGGTTTCTCGTCCGGGAGGACGGGACGCCGTTTTTTTGGCTGGGGGATACCGCTTGGGAGCTGGCGCACCGGCTTGACCGGGAGGACGCGAAGCTGTATCTGGAGAAGCGGGCCGAACAGGGCTTTACGGTAATCCAGACGGTGGCGCTGGCGGAGTTCGAAGGCGCGACGACGGATAACGCCTACGGCCGCAGGCCGCTCGAAACGGATGCGAACGGGCTGCCGGACCCGGCGCGGCCGGATACGAGGGGTGAGTATTCGTACTGGGCGCATCTCGACTATATCGTCGACACAGCCGCGGCGCTCGAGCTGTACGTGGCGCTGCTGCCGACCTGGGGGGACAAGTTTAACCGAATGTGGGGCAAGGGGCCGGAAATATTTACGCCCGACAATGCCGGAACGTACGGAAAATGGCTCGGATCGCGGTATCGCGAGCGGCCGAATATCGTCTGGGTGCTTGGGGGAGACCGGCCGTTGCTTACGCGACGGCATTTTGCCGTTATAGAGGGGATGGCCGCGGGGCTCGCGGAAGGGGACGGCGGCAGCCATCTGATCAGCTTCCACCCGAAGGGGGCGGAGTCGTCGTCCCATCATCTTCACGAGGAGAGCTGGCTGGACTTCAACATGATCCAGTCGGGCCACGGCGAGGCCGAGATCGACAACTACAAGCGGGTGCAGGCCGATTACGAGCGCCTTCCCGTCAAGCCGACGCTCGACGCCGAGCCCTGCTACGAGGACATCCCCGTCGGGTTCGACCCGGCGCGGGGGTATTTCGACGAGGCCGACGTGCGCCGGGCGGCCTATTACGCCGTATTGTCCGGCGCGTTCGGCCATCACTCGGTATGGTCGATGTGCGAAGGCAAATATGCGTCGGCGGACATGGCCGAGCCGGGCCCGTTTTTCATCATGGGCTGGAAGGAAGCGCTGGACCGTCCCGGCGCGCGGCAGATGCGCCATTTGCGGACGCTGCTGGAATCCCGCAACCTGCTCGAGCTGGTTCCGGATCAGGGGCTTGTCGCGCGCAACTGGCCCGGATCCAATTACATGGCGGCTGCGAGGGGCGCCGATTACGCGCTGATTTACTGCCCGAACGGGCTGTACGTCGAAGCCGTCATGGGCCGGATCGCGGGCGAGCGGGCGAGGGTGTCCTGGTACTGTCCGCGGGAAGGCGTTTACCGCCCGGTCGGCGAACGGCCCAACGCCGGAACGCAGCGGTTCGACGCCCCTTCGAGCGGACGCGGTAACGATTGGATACTGGTGATGGAGGGAGTGCGCCATGTATAA
- a CDS encoding glycoside hydrolase family 2 protein encodes MTEPISSLDVIERKRFKPGPSPLDRPIAAPEWTKGKAPHAEAPPTIVLDGLWELAEGGEDAERLGGGAWTDAIPARVPGSVHTALVEAGKLPDPSFGENAPLAKAYSHRTWWYRRTFEAVPGMQAPRLLFDGVSPACEVWLNGRPLGYHNGAFGGPHVELGEPLRKRNELIVKVHPAPLGNEWNVWHQTVVFNCNYGWHYVNLPAVGIWRPVRIRGAAEVEIGPPLVAATSAANAAEGLVDISLDLTGRSDRWSGTLRGTIEPDNFDGPAQTFELRVGESERRRELRIRAAIESPRLWWPLDMGEQPLYRLKLSFAPEGGGLPDSLETTFGIRSIEMAPLPEGSNPERYDWTFVVNGKPFFAKGSGWCTMDALMDFSREKYDHFLTLAAAQHVKLLRAWGGGMPETDDFYDLCDRKGILVMQEWPTCWGSHVHQPADALEETVRLNTLRLRNHPSLVMWGGGNEIGSGLDSASMDMMGRLSVELDGTRPFHLTDPWGGSTHDHIVWNGWTPAYSFDYYANLESVLLGEYGLASAPNLESVRRYMPKEELEQWPPEPGKSFYHHLPAFDTRDEMRILTEFAESFARCDSVEAFVTGTQLAQATSLRHKMEQARTRWPHETGNITYKLNDVYIGVSWATVDWYGAPKMAHYFAQDANSPLAAVVRFGKLNSPEEDQELPVYVLDDNGELDGDWTVRVRAYDPALALVSEKTFPGKGRAPEASRVGSFELKAAPPERAPALIVSELLDEGGSPLYRTFYWLNFDFRQGVLMRLPKTSLEVAADDASGTATVVNVGAFPAVGVELYRDSAEPFVAGDNFFWLDPGESKTVSVSETAGVGTRGWNA; translated from the coding sequence ATGACCGAACCAATTTCCAGCCTTGACGTTATCGAACGAAAGCGGTTCAAGCCCGGGCCGTCGCCGCTGGACCGGCCGATCGCTGCGCCGGAATGGACGAAAGGCAAGGCGCCGCATGCGGAGGCGCCCCCGACGATCGTGCTGGACGGCCTTTGGGAGCTGGCCGAAGGAGGGGAGGACGCGGAACGGCTTGGCGGGGGAGCTTGGACCGATGCCATTCCGGCGCGAGTGCCGGGCAGCGTGCATACGGCGCTGGTCGAAGCGGGCAAGCTGCCGGATCCGTCGTTCGGAGAAAATGCGCCCCTGGCCAAGGCGTACAGCCACAGGACGTGGTGGTATCGCCGCACGTTCGAGGCGGTGCCGGGGATGCAGGCGCCGAGGCTGCTGTTCGACGGCGTATCGCCCGCTTGCGAAGTATGGCTCAACGGCCGTCCGCTCGGCTATCACAACGGCGCCTTCGGCGGACCGCACGTCGAGCTCGGGGAGCCGCTGCGGAAACGAAACGAGCTGATCGTCAAGGTGCATCCGGCTCCGCTCGGCAACGAATGGAACGTCTGGCACCAAACGGTCGTGTTCAATTGCAATTACGGCTGGCATTACGTCAACCTGCCGGCTGTCGGCATTTGGCGTCCGGTTCGGATTCGGGGAGCGGCCGAAGTCGAGATCGGCCCTCCGCTCGTCGCCGCGACGAGCGCCGCGAACGCCGCCGAAGGTCTCGTCGACATCTCCCTGGACCTGACGGGCCGCTCGGACCGCTGGTCGGGAACGCTGCGCGGGACGATCGAGCCCGACAACTTCGACGGTCCCGCGCAAACGTTCGAGCTGCGCGTCGGCGAAAGCGAGCGCAGGCGCGAGCTGCGGATTCGGGCCGCGATCGAAAGCCCGCGCCTCTGGTGGCCGCTCGATATGGGCGAGCAGCCGCTTTACCGGCTGAAGCTGTCGTTCGCGCCGGAAGGCGGCGGACTTCCCGACAGCCTGGAGACGACGTTCGGCATTCGCTCGATCGAAATGGCGCCCCTGCCGGAAGGTTCGAACCCGGAGCGGTACGATTGGACGTTCGTCGTCAACGGGAAGCCGTTTTTCGCCAAAGGCAGCGGCTGGTGCACGATGGACGCGCTGATGGATTTTTCCAGGGAAAAATACGATCATTTTCTGACGCTGGCGGCCGCCCAGCATGTGAAGCTGCTTCGGGCATGGGGCGGCGGGATGCCGGAAACCGACGATTTCTACGATTTGTGCGACCGGAAAGGCATCCTCGTCATGCAGGAATGGCCGACATGCTGGGGCAGCCACGTGCATCAGCCCGCCGACGCGCTGGAGGAGACGGTGCGGCTGAATACGCTGCGCCTGCGCAATCATCCTTCGCTCGTCATGTGGGGCGGCGGCAACGAGATCGGCAGCGGACTCGACAGCGCCTCGATGGATATGATGGGCCGGCTCAGCGTGGAGCTGGACGGGACGCGGCCTTTTCACCTGACCGATCCGTGGGGAGGCAGCACGCACGACCATATCGTCTGGAACGGTTGGACGCCGGCCTACAGCTTCGACTATTACGCGAACCTGGAGTCGGTGCTTCTGGGCGAATACGGGCTCGCTTCGGCGCCGAATCTCGAATCGGTTCGCCGCTACATGCCGAAGGAAGAGCTCGAACAGTGGCCGCCGGAGCCGGGCAAAAGCTTTTACCACCATCTCCCGGCATTCGATACGCGCGACGAGATGCGGATTTTGACGGAGTTCGCGGAGTCGTTCGCGCGCTGCGATTCGGTCGAAGCGTTCGTGACCGGCACGCAGCTGGCGCAGGCGACGTCGCTGCGGCACAAAATGGAGCAGGCCCGCACCCGCTGGCCGCACGAAACGGGCAACATCACGTACAAGCTGAACGACGTGTACATCGGCGTCTCGTGGGCGACGGTCGACTGGTACGGCGCCCCGAAAATGGCCCACTACTTCGCGCAGGACGCCAACTCCCCGCTCGCCGCGGTCGTCCGGTTCGGCAAGCTGAACAGCCCGGAGGAGGATCAGGAGCTGCCGGTCTACGTGCTGGATGACAACGGCGAGCTCGACGGCGATTGGACAGTCCGCGTCCGGGCGTACGATCCGGCGCTTGCGCTCGTGTCGGAGAAGACGTTTCCCGGCAAAGGCCGCGCGCCGGAGGCGAGCCGGGTCGGCAGTTTCGAGCTGAAGGCGGCACCGCCGGAGCGGGCGCCCGCGCTGATCGTCTCGGAACTGCTCGACGAAGGCGGTTCGCCGCTGTACCGGACGTTTTATTGGCTGAATTTCGACTTCCGCCAAGGCGTGCTGATGCGCTTGCCGAAAACCTCCCTCGAGGTTGCGGCCGACGACGCCTCCGGCACGGCGACCGTTGTCAACGTCGGGGCGTTCCCGGCTGTCGGCGTGGAGCTTTACCGGGACTCGGCCGAGCCGTTCGTGGCGGGGGACAACTTTTTCTGGCTGGATCCGGGCGAGTCGAAAACGGTCAGCGTCAGCGAAACGGCGGGCGTCGGCACAAGGGGCTGGAACGCATGA
- a CDS encoding phosphoglycerate dehydrogenase, producing MGAKKVLVTPRSFGQTSVEPFELLRTSGLEVVRNPHGRIMDREEMIASIRDADAVIVGVDPLDRGVLEKADKLKVIAKYGVGTDNIDLAYAAERGIAVATTVGANTEAVADYTFALLLAAARKLVPIDRECRERNWRKLTTVDVHGRTLGLIGLGAIGKAVVRRAKGFDMRIVAFDAVRDEAFAAEYGVVYAPDVDALLAEADFVTLHVPLTEQTRHLIGRERFERMKRTAVLVNTARGGLVDEDALLDALQSGRIWGAGIDVFEREPPENERLLRLDNIVIGSHCAASTVQAVDNMGLMASRNVIRYLCGEELR from the coding sequence ATGGGGGCCAAAAAAGTGCTGGTGACGCCGCGTTCCTTCGGACAGACAAGCGTCGAACCGTTCGAACTGCTGCGGACGAGCGGGCTCGAAGTCGTCCGCAATCCCCACGGCCGGATCATGGACCGCGAGGAAATGATCGCAAGCATCCGCGACGCGGACGCCGTCATCGTCGGCGTCGACCCGCTCGACCGCGGCGTGCTCGAGAAGGCCGACAAGCTGAAAGTCATCGCCAAATACGGCGTCGGCACCGACAACATCGATTTGGCGTATGCGGCCGAGCGCGGGATCGCGGTGGCGACGACCGTCGGCGCGAACACGGAGGCGGTGGCGGATTACACGTTCGCGCTGCTGCTTGCGGCGGCCCGGAAGCTGGTGCCGATCGACCGCGAATGCCGGGAGCGGAACTGGCGGAAGCTGACGACCGTCGACGTCCACGGCCGGACGCTCGGGCTGATCGGCCTCGGCGCGATCGGCAAAGCCGTCGTTCGCAGGGCCAAAGGCTTCGACATGCGGATCGTCGCCTTCGACGCGGTGCGCGACGAAGCGTTCGCGGCGGAATACGGCGTCGTTTACGCGCCGGATGTCGACGCGCTGCTGGCGGAAGCGGATTTCGTTACGCTGCACGTGCCGCTGACGGAGCAAACGCGCCATCTGATCGGCCGCGAACGATTCGAGCGGATGAAGCGGACCGCCGTGCTCGTCAATACGGCGCGCGGCGGCCTCGTCGACGAGGACGCCCTGCTGGACGCCCTGCAGTCCGGCCGCATTTGGGGAGCGGGCATCGACGTCTTCGAGCGGGAGCCGCCCGAGAACGAACGATTGCTGCGGCTGGACAACATCGTCATCGGCTCGCACTGCGCCGCTTCGACGGTTCAGGCGGTCGACAATATGGGACTGATGGCTTCCCGGAACGTCATCCGATATTTATGCGGGGAGGAATTACGATGA
- a CDS encoding phosphotriesterase family protein encodes MTREKAAGRPCVETVTGPVDPADLGYCHSHEHLFLAAGHPQTLNPDLRIDDYGLTLREVTDFREAGGRAIVDAQPLGCGRMAGWLARVSEESGVRVVASTGFHKLAFYPDGHWIRRLTQEELADVMIAELRDGMFEGTDDREPAAAARIDARAGVIKTAVDGERMADPDKRWFAAAAKASLETGTPILCHVESPEQAVWLCDFYESRGVPAGSIIVCHLDRKHERPDVHLGLARRGVYLEYDTIGRYKYHGDEEEARWIAGMLEAGLEDRLLLGLDTTRARLRAYGGEIGLTHIMESFTPKLLEAGATEEQIRKLMVTNPARAFATGR; translated from the coding sequence ATGACGCGGGAGAAGGCGGCCGGCCGACCTTGCGTTGAAACCGTGACGGGTCCCGTCGATCCGGCCGATCTTGGCTATTGTCACAGCCACGAGCACCTTTTTTTGGCGGCGGGCCATCCGCAGACGCTGAACCCGGATTTGCGCATCGACGATTACGGCCTGACCTTGCGGGAGGTGACGGACTTCCGGGAGGCCGGGGGCCGGGCGATCGTCGACGCGCAGCCGCTCGGCTGCGGGAGAATGGCCGGGTGGCTGGCCCGCGTATCGGAGGAAAGCGGCGTTCGCGTCGTCGCTTCCACCGGTTTTCACAAGCTGGCCTTTTACCCCGACGGTCACTGGATTCGCCGCCTGACGCAAGAAGAGCTGGCGGATGTCATGATCGCCGAGCTGCGGGACGGGATGTTCGAAGGCACCGACGATCGCGAACCGGCCGCGGCGGCGAGGATCGATGCCAGGGCGGGCGTGATCAAGACCGCCGTCGACGGCGAGCGGATGGCGGATCCCGACAAGCGGTGGTTCGCCGCGGCGGCGAAAGCCTCTTTGGAAACGGGAACGCCGATCCTCTGCCACGTCGAAAGTCCGGAGCAGGCGGTTTGGCTGTGCGATTTTTACGAGAGCAGGGGAGTGCCCGCCGGCAGCATCATCGTTTGCCACCTCGACCGCAAGCACGAACGTCCCGACGTTCATCTCGGGCTTGCCCGGCGAGGCGTTTACCTCGAATACGATACGATCGGACGGTACAAGTATCATGGCGACGAGGAGGAAGCGAGGTGGATCGCCGGCATGCTGGAAGCCGGGCTGGAGGATCGCCTGCTGCTCGGGCTGGATACGACGAGGGCGAGGCTTCGGGCTTATGGCGGCGAGATCGGCCTGACGCACATTATGGAGAGCTTCACGCCGAAGCTGCTGGAAGCGGGGGCGACCGAAGAGCAAATTCGCAAGCTGATGGTGACGAACCCGGCGCGGGCGTTCGCCACCGGGCGGTGA
- a CDS encoding sugar phosphate isomerase/epimerase family protein produces MKLGIHAYAWCSQWSNATLDLIDRVARLELDFIELPLMTLDTFDAAAVKKRLADAGIDAVTSTVLLKGTDITSFDPAVRAAGIAYLKDCVRATAEIGKTNLSGVVYSEHVKNANARPTEQEREWAAEGLREAAVYARELGVQIGLEPVNRYESNLVNTCEQALSLKARIGEPNIKIHLDTYHMNIEEKSFYDATKAAGHDLVHYHLCENDRGIPGTGLVDWDAIFRALGEMKYDGYAALESFVDVTDNMNTWVWRQLAPSGDALVAEGVAFIRGKMAQHGLTG; encoded by the coding sequence ATGAAACTCGGCATTCACGCATACGCCTGGTGCTCGCAATGGAGCAACGCCACGCTTGACCTGATCGACCGGGTCGCCCGGCTGGAGCTTGATTTTATCGAACTTCCGCTTATGACGCTCGATACGTTCGACGCGGCCGCGGTGAAAAAAAGGCTGGCCGACGCGGGCATCGACGCCGTAACGTCGACCGTGCTGCTGAAAGGCACCGACATTACGAGCTTCGACCCCGCCGTGCGGGCGGCCGGGATCGCCTATCTGAAGGATTGCGTGCGCGCGACGGCCGAAATCGGCAAAACGAACCTGTCCGGCGTCGTCTATTCCGAGCACGTCAAAAACGCGAACGCGAGGCCGACAGAGCAGGAGCGGGAGTGGGCGGCGGAAGGATTGCGGGAGGCGGCGGTTTACGCCCGGGAGCTCGGCGTCCAAATCGGGCTCGAGCCGGTCAACCGCTACGAGTCGAATCTCGTCAACACGTGCGAGCAGGCGCTGTCGCTCAAGGCGCGGATCGGCGAGCCGAATATCAAGATTCATTTGGACACCTATCATATGAACATCGAGGAAAAGAGCTTTTACGACGCGACGAAGGCGGCCGGCCACGATCTCGTTCACTATCACTTGTGCGAAAACGACCGGGGCATTCCCGGGACCGGGCTGGTCGACTGGGATGCGATCTTCCGCGCGCTCGGGGAAATGAAATACGACGGCTACGCGGCGCTGGAGTCGTTTGTCGACGTCACCGACAACATGAACACGTGGGTATGGCGGCAGCTCGCGCCGAGCGGCGATGCGCTCGTTGCGGAGGGCGTCGCGTTCATTCGCGGAAAAATGGCGCAGCATGGGCTGACGGGCTGA